One genomic window of uncultured delta proteobacterium includes the following:
- a CDS encoding exported hypothetical protein (Evidence 5 : No homology to any previously reported sequences), with protein MKKGSKSLSLVLMGSLTVAMGGCGSEDNTEEFRAYQSINDCVKEQIFTQQECRDMAIAAVRQNPQFADKAECEREFGEGNCEQAQLAQNGQNVQGERQGSSWMPLIAGYMVGRYLGGGSMMQGSQPLYKQPQAAAPQQSTTGARPSGGFAGSFRTLGGGTIQADAKGVVNNPPQSVRQGFAKTAKPYVGRAGSGSRGGFAGGSSGS; from the coding sequence ATGAAAAAAGGGTCCAAATCGTTGTCGCTGGTGCTGATGGGGTCTTTGACCGTGGCCATGGGGGGGTGCGGGTCGGAGGACAACACGGAGGAATTCCGCGCGTACCAGTCCATTAATGATTGCGTCAAAGAGCAGATTTTCACCCAGCAGGAATGCCGGGACATGGCCATCGCGGCCGTTCGCCAGAACCCCCAGTTCGCGGACAAGGCCGAGTGCGAGCGCGAGTTCGGCGAAGGCAACTGTGAACAGGCCCAGCTGGCCCAGAACGGCCAGAACGTTCAGGGCGAGCGCCAGGGGTCGTCCTGGATGCCGCTTATCGCCGGGTACATGGTGGGCCGCTACCTCGGCGGCGGCAGCATGATGCAGGGTTCGCAGCCCTTGTACAAGCAGCCCCAGGCCGCCGCCCCGCAGCAGAGCACCACCGGCGCGAGGCCCTCCGGCGGGTTTGCGGGCTCCTTCCGCACGCTCGGCGGCGGCACGATCCAGGCCGACGCCAAGGGCGTTGTCAATAACCCGCCCCAGTCCGTCCGCCAGGGCTTTGCCAAGACCGCCAAGCCTTACGTGGGCCGGGCCGGTTCCGGGTCCCGCGGCGGGTTTGCCGGCGGGAGCTCCGGCTCGTGA